One window of the Triticum dicoccoides isolate Atlit2015 ecotype Zavitan chromosome 3B, WEW_v2.0, whole genome shotgun sequence genome contains the following:
- the LOC119278645 gene encoding germin-like protein 1-3: MAPKQLPTVLLAVCATFLALAAPLLAGDPDMLQDFCVADYKSLNGPLRLNGFPCKRPENVTADDFFSSALALPGNTGNPVGSAVTAANVEKLPGLNTMGVSMSRVDYAAWGVNPPHTHPRATEIIYVLEGSLDVGFVTTAGKLFARTVCKGELFVFPRGLVHYQKNNGGAPAAAISAFNSQLPGTQSLALALFAASPPVPTDVLARALQIDGGLVEAIKSKFPPK; encoded by the exons ATGGCGCCCAAGCAGCTCCCTACCGTTCTCCTCGCCGTCTGCGCCACCTTTCTGGCCCTCGCAGCACCGTTGCTCGCCGGCGACCCCGACATGCTACAGGACTTCTGTGTCGCCGATTACAAATCCCTCAACGGCC CATTGCGGCTGAACGGGTTCCCGTGCAAGAGGCCGGAGAACGTGACGGCAGACGATTTCTTCTCCTCTGCGCTGGCACTCCCGGGCAACACCGGCAACCCGGTCGGCTCCGCCGTGACAGCGGCGAACGTGGAGAAGCTCCCGGGGCTCAACACGATGGGCGTCTCCATGTCCCGCGTGGACTACGCGGCGTGGGGCGTGAACCCGCCGCACACCCACCCGCGCGCCACCGAGATCATTTACGTGCTGGAGGGCTCCCTCGACGTCGGCTTCGTCACCACCGCCGGCAAGCTCTTCGCCCGCACCGTCTGCAAGGGCGAGCTTTTCGTCTTCCCCCGCGGCCTCGTCCACTACCAGAAGAACAACGGGGGCGCCCCGGCCGCCGCCATCTCGGCCTTCAACAGCCAGCTTCCGGGCACGCAGTCCCTCGCCCTAGCGTTGTTCGCAGCCTCGCCACCAGTGCCCACGGACGTGCTGGCCAGGGCGCTCCAGATCGACGGCGGCCTGGTGGAGGCCATCAAGTCCAAGTTCCCGCCAAAGTAA
- the LOC119278644 gene encoding germin-like protein 1-3, with protein sequence MAPKQLPTVLLAVCATFLALAAPLLAGDPDMLQDFCVADYKSLDGPLRLNGFPCKRPENVTADDFFSSALALPGNTGNPVGSAVTAANVEKLPGLNTMGVSMSRVDYAPWGVNPPHTHPRATEIIYVLEGSLDVGFVTTAGKLFARTVCKGELFVFPRGLVHYQKNNGGAPAMAISAFNSQLPGTQSLAVAMFGASPPVPTDVLARALQIDGGLVEAIKSKFPPK encoded by the exons ATGGCGCCCAAGCAGCTCCCTACCGTCCTCCTCGCCGTCTGCGCCACCTTCCTGGCCCTCGCCGCACCGTTGCTCGCCGGCGACCCCGACATGCTGCAGGACTTCTGCGTCGCCGACTACAAATCCCTCGACGGCC CACTGCGGCTGAACGGTTTCCCTTGCAAGAGGCCGGAGAACGTGACGGCGGACGACTTCTTCTCCTCGGCGCTGGCACTCCCGGGCAATACCGGCAACCCCGTCGGATCTGCGGTGACGGCGGCGAACGTGGAGAAGCTCCCGGGGCTCAACACGATGGGCGTCTCCATGTCCCGCGTGGACTACGCGCCCTGGGGCGTGAACCCGCCACACACCCACCCACGTGCCACCGAGATCATCTACGTGCTTGAGGGCTCCCTTGACGTTGGCTTCGTCACCACTGCCGGCAAGCTCTTCGCCCGTACCGTCTGCAAGGGTGAGCTCTTCGTCTTCCCCCGCGGCCTCGTGCACTACCAGAAGAACAACGGCGGCGCGCCGGCCATGGCGATCTCGGCATTCAACAGTCAGCTTCCGGGCACGCAGTCCCTCGCCGTGGCGATGTTCGGTGCCTCGCCACCGGTGCCCACGGACGTGCTGGCCAGGGCGCTCCAGATCGACGGCGGCCTGGTGGAGGCCATCAAGTCCAAGTTCCCGCCAAAGTAA